From one Musa acuminata AAA Group cultivar baxijiao chromosome BXJ2-6, Cavendish_Baxijiao_AAA, whole genome shotgun sequence genomic stretch:
- the LOC135582663 gene encoding histone acetyltransferase HAC1-like isoform X1: protein MTVPNVWSLETPSDMKETFPAVFNDPTSSTGDAKITCNLFQSVSFNSHLFDSPVLGDGFSASHRYIPNEHHRVVAGVSLGSAGNLSSWSGGKPEPKTPQHVPPLSRNITINQHFGNQMPPEQYNECHNNQFLHESTTKGMSCMAQMPFCSTVNNFHNADVPFSMGHVQVKDGAGTPEAFTDPSIYGDTRLMFDWKFSSLNVSSVPVSPFVSSIDSKIMKGRFIGSNFELTDMIGMQHPPPGSGSLLQSYLKAQVHDSQQGHLCQIKQKCMGSQPSLQGPHPPYDPFVQHQFLQKDQYQQQEENIVGNQDFASSQSESFLNGPRLMNSQNLLDVVPLEPLAIHDIIKHEQPPPMFEGIASKVDHLTTIPQRPTRFQAIHNVLFLYEHVRNCQDDGKGCILLQCMNLKRNLHHILHCKDANCTKNCFKYKRLFDHYTECCKSLCSICGPVRMRLKEVSQRNFSNAFTEPETTLPAVPRPDHKESAFKRAKTMHHFDQNGTHHVSLPVMNCSLLTDRGVSQLGQEVSIPVDMKTDSPEPVEKQSVDSNFRDSGEIYDTKIEDTEVKIQEGFGVEPAELAQVVTHSEQENLVQLEFLEADISSQCDITLAAASKVSETKMDNPKRVVSLLDTFTAEMLREHIRSLEQHISKDKANTSESQGMEHLVDQNFCSLCGMEKLIFEAPPRYCSSCYKQINPKGVYYTMRSFKSTKYGCGAKISFCGKCHGASGESIKVGGEDIRKSDLERRLNYAETDAETEWWVQCDKCKAWQHQICALFNGKRKEALQAEYICPKCYLEELERGKREPLPQSSILGASDLPKTILSDHIEQWIFQRLKQEREERARILKRSVDEVPGAEGLIIRVVSSVDKKLEVNPNFREVFKEEMYPSHFPYKSKVILLFQKIEGADVCLFGMYVQEYGLDCAFPNQRYVCISYIDSVKYFRPEIKAATGEALRTFVYHEILIGYLNYCKKCGFTSCYIWACPSLRQDYYILYCHPKTQKTPKSDKLREWYQTMIRKAMKEKVILEHTNLYDNFFVHTSECKTKVTAARLPYFDNDFWPGKADILLQEDKNESQRKGTKAVIERALRAAKRDASAGNPKDILLMHQLGEIIRPIKEDFIMIHLQHTCKYCYLPIVSGKQWVCNVCKNFNLCEWCYDKGQNLDMKDRHPVTSKEKHSFRLVESDGPADTDDKDKMMQSKLFDMRTGFLGFCQSEQYQFDTLRRAKHSTMMILDHLHDPTAITTASSCAICHCNMDNDQNWHCMICQDYHLCADCYHKKGASYHKHQLVSHATMADRTLQPKKQRNGKINIQMILDALLHAPKCSAPQCAYTCCLQVKKLFLHSRKCKVRAHGGCISCKKIWLLLRWHVRVCQEFDCHVPRCKDLKDFTRKTRHSRSKESSSKVVSESSISPDQQLPRIFASLEGPL, encoded by the exons ATGACTGTTCcaaatgtgtggagtttagaaacACCAAGCGACATGAAAGAAACTTTCCCAGCTGTCTTCAATGATCCGACTTCAAGCACTGGAGATGCTAAAATAACATGTAACTTGTTTCAAAGTGTCTCATTTAATTCCCATCTATTTGATAGCCCAGTGCTTGGTGACGGTTTTTCTGCTTCCCACA GATATATACCTAATGAGCACCATCGTGTAGTTGCCGGTGTTTCTCTTGGTTCTGCTGGAAACCTTTCTTCTTGGTCCGGAGGGAAACCTGAACCAAAAACTCCTCAACATGTACCACCATTATCAAGAAACATTACCATTAATCAACACTTTGGCAATCAAATGCCACCAGAGCAATATAATGAATGCCACAATAACCAATTTTTGCATGAAAGCACAACTAAAGGGATGTCTTGCATGGCTCAGATGCCTTTCTGCAGCACTGTTAATAACTTTCATAATGCCGACGTGCCTTTTTCAATGGGTCATGTTCAAGTAAAAGATGGGGCAGGAACACCTGAAGCATTCACAGATCCCAGTATCTATG GTGATACTAGATTGATGTTTGATTGGAAGTTTTCTTCTTTAAATGTGTCCAGCGTGCCTGTATCACCATTTGTTTCAAGCATAGATTCCAAAATTATGAAGGGACGGTTTATAGGCTCTAACTTTGAATTGACCGACATGATCGGTATGCAACACCCACCACCTGGTTCAGGAAGCCTCCTTCAGTCCTATTTAAAAGCACAGGTGCATGATTCACAGCAGGGGCATTTGTGTCAAATCAAGCAAAAATGTATGGGCTCACAACCGTCACTGCAAGGGCCTCATCCACCATATGATCCATTTGTTCAGCATCAATTCTTGCAAAAGGATCAATATCAACAACAGGAAGAAAACATAGTTGGAAATCAGGATTTTGCGTCATCACAATCAGAAAGCTTTTTGAATGGGCCACGTCTAATGAACAGTCAAAATTTATTGGACGTAGTGCCACTTGAGCCCCTGGCTATCCATGAcatcattaagcatgagcaaCCTCCACCAATGTTCGAGGGTATTGCTTCTAAGGTTGACCATTTAACTACAATCCCACAAAGGCCAACACGATTCCAAGCCATCCACAATGTATTATTCCTATACGAACATGTTAGGAACTGTCAGGATGATGGGAAAGGTTGCATCTTGTTGCAGTGCATGAACTTGAAAAGGAATCTTCATCACATTTTACATTGTAAAGATGCTAACTGCACGAAGAATTGCTTTAAATACAAGAGGCTGTTTGATCATTATACAGAGTGCTGTAAAAGTTTATGTAGTATTTGTGGTCCTGTAAGAATGAGACTCAAAGAAGTTTCTCAGAGGAATTTTAGTAATGCCTTCACTGAACCAGAGACTACTTTGCCTGCTGTTCCAAGGCCAGACCATAAGGAATCCGCCTTTAAACGTGCAAAAACTATGCATCATTTTGATCAAAATGGAACTCATCATGTATCTCTACCGGTCATGAATTGCAGTCTTCTAACTGACAGAGGAGTGTCCCAACTAGGTCAAGAGGTGAGCATACCTGTAGATATGAAAACTGACAGTCCAGAACCAGTGGAAAAGCAATCTGTGGATTCCAATTTTAGAGATTCTGGAGAAATCTATGACACAAAAATTGAGGATACAGAAGTCAAGATCCAAGAAGGTTTTGGTGTTGAGCCTGCTGAGTTAGCACAGGTGGTTACACATTCTGAACAAGAAAACCTTGTTCAGCTTGAGTTTCTCGAGGCTGATATCAGTAGTCAGTGTGACATCACTCTAGCAGCAGCCTCTAAAGTGTCTGAAACAAAGATGGACAACCCAAAAAGAGTTGTTTCTCTGCTTGATACATTTACTGCAGAAATGCTTAGGGAACATATCAGAAGTCTTGAGCAACACATTAGCAAG GATAAAGCAAACACCAGCGAGTCCCAAGGTATGGAGCACTTGGTAGATCAGAACTTTTGCAGTTTGTGTGGGATGGAGAAACTTATTTTTGAAGCACCACCAAGGTATTGTTCATCATGCTACAAGCAAATCAATCCGAAAGGAGTTTATTATACCATGAGAAGTTTCAAAAGCACAAAGTACGGGTGTGGTGCAAAAATTTCTTTCTGTGGTAAGTGCCATGGTGCTTCTGGTGAGAGTATCAAGGTTGGTGGGGAAGATATTCGAAAGTCTGATTTGGAGAGGAGGTTAAATTATGCTGAAACTGATGCTGAAACTGAATGG TGGGTCCAATGTGATAAGTGCAAAGCTTGGCAGCATCAGATTTGTGCTCTTTTCAACGGGAAGAGGAAGGAGGCATTGCAAGCTGAATACATTTGCCCAAAGTGCTACTTGGAGGAACTAGAAAGGGGAAAACGTGAACCACTACCACAGAGTTCTATTCTTGGAGCAAGCGACTTACCAAAAACAATCTTGAGTGACCACATAGAGCAATGGATATTCCAGCGTCTTAaacaagagagagaagaaagagcaAGGATATTGAAAAGGAGTGTTGATGAG GTGCCTGGAGCTGAAGGTCTTATAATTAGGGTGGTTTCCTCAGTTGACAAGAAATTGGAAGTAAACCCAAATTTTCGTGAGGTTTTTAAAGAAGAAATGTACCCTTCACATTTTCCTTACAAATCTAAG GTCATTCTGTTATTTCAGAAGATTGAAGGTGCAGATGTTTGCCTCTTTGGCATGTATGTCCAAGAATATGGTTTGGACTGTGCTTTCCCAAATCAAAGATACGTCTGTATTTCATATATAGATTCTGTTAAATATTTCAGGCCTGAAATAAAGGCTGCTACAGGGGAGGCTTTACGGACTTTTGTTTATCATGAAATTTTG ATAGGGTACCTTAACTACTGCAAGAAATGTGGTTTCACTAGCTGTTATATATGGGCTTGCCCATCTCTGAGGCAAGACTATTATATTCTGTATTGCCACCCAAAGACACAGAAGACACCAAAGTCTGATAAGCTTCGTGAATG GTACCAAACAATGATACGGAAGGCCATGAAGGAAAAAGTAATTCTGGAGCATACCAATCTATATGATAATTTCTTTGTGCACACTAGTGAATGTAAGACTAAGGTCACTGCAGCTCGTTTGCCATACTTTGATAATGATTTCTGGCCTGGAAAAGCAGACATCCTCCTTCAGGAGGATAAGAATGAGTCTCAGAGAAAAGGAACGAAGGCTGTAATCGAACGAGCACTACGGGCTGCCAAACGTGATGCTTCGGCAGGAAATCCAAAGGATATTCTGCTTATGCACCAA CTTGGAGAAATCATCCGCCCAATCAAGGAAGACTTTATCATGATCCATTTGCAGCATACATGCAAATATTGCTATCTGCCTATTGTATCTGGAAAGCAGTGGGTCTGCAACGTTTGCAAAAACTTTAATCTTTGTGAGTG GTGCTATGATAAAGGGCAGAATCTCGATATGAAGGATAGACACCCTGTTACTTCTAAGGAAAAACATTCCTTTCGACTA GTTGAGTCAGATGGTCCTGCAGATACTGATGATAAAGATAAAATGATGCAGAGTAAACTGTTTGACATGAGAACTGGATTTCTAGGTTTTTGTCAAAGTGAGCAATACCAATTTGACACCCTCCGAAGGGCAAAACATTCAACAATGATGATCCTTGATCATCTTCATGATCCGACTGCAATCACTACTGCATCCTCATGTGCCATTTGCCATTGTAACATGGATAATGATCAGAATTGGCACTGTATGATCTgtcaagattatcatctttgtgctGATTGCTATCATAAGAAAGGAGCTTCTTACCATAAGCATCAGTTGGTAAGCCATGCCACCATGGCTGATCGTACTCTGCAgccaaaaaaacaaagaaatggaAAAATAAATATTCAG ATGATCCTTGATGCTTTGCTGCATGCACCAAAGTGCAGTGCTCCTCAGTGTGCTTATACATGCTGTCTGCAAGTCAAAAAACTCTTCCTTCATAGTAGGAAATGCAAGGTGCGTGCTCATGGAGGTTGTATATCTTGCAAAAAAATCTGGCTGCTTCTCCGGTGGCATGTCCGTGTTTGCCAAGAGTTTGATTGCCATGTGCCACGGTGCAA GGATCTTAAGGATTTTACAAGGAAAACGAGACATTCAAGATCAAAGGAATCAAGCAGCAAGGTGGTTTCTGAATCCAGTATTTCACCAGATCAGCAGTTACCACGTATTTTTGCAAGTCTAGAGGGCCCATTATGA
- the LOC135582663 gene encoding histone acetyltransferase HAC1-like isoform X2: MTVPNVWSLETPSDMKETFPAVFNDPTSSTGDAKITCNLFQSVSFNSHLFDSPVLGDGFSASHRYIPNEHHRVVAGVSLGSAGNLSSWSGGKPEPKTPQHVPPLSRNITINQHFGNQMPPEQYNECHNNQFLHESTTKGMSCMAQMPFCSTVNNFHNADVPFSMGHVQVKDGAGTPEAFTDPSIYGDTRLMFDWKFSSLNVSSVPVSPFVSSIDSKIMKGRFIGSNFELTDMIGMQHPPPGSGSLLQSYLKAQVHDSQQGHLCQIKQKCMGSQPSLQGPHPPYDPFVQHQFLQKDQYQQQEENIVGNQDFASSQSESFLNGPRLMNSQNLLDVVPLEPLAIHDIIKHEQPPPMFEGIASKVDHLTTIPQRPTRFQAIHNVLFLYEHVRNCQDDGKGCILLQCMNLKRNLHHILHCKDANCTKNCFKYKRLFDHYTECCKSLCSICGPVRMRLKEVSQRNFSNAFTEPETTLPAVPRPDHKESAFKRAKTMHHFDQNGTHHVSLPVMNCSLLTDRGVSQLGQEVSIPVDMKTDSPEPVEKQSVDSNFRDSGEIYDTKIEDTEVKIQEGFGVEPAELAQVVTHSEQENLVQLEFLEADISSQCDITLAAASKVSETKMDNPKRVVSLLDTFTAEMLREHIRSLEQHISKDKANTSESQGMEHLVDQNFCSLCGMEKLIFEAPPRYCSSCYKQINPKGVYYTMRSFKSTKYGCGAKISFCGKCHGASGESIKVGGEDIRKSDLERRLNYAETDAETEWWVQCDKCKAWQHQICALFNGKRKEALQAEYICPKCYLEELERGKREPLPQSSILGASDLPKTILSDHIEQWIFQRLKQEREERARILKRSVDEVPGAEGLIIRVVSSVDKKLEVNPNFREVFKEEMYPSHFPYKSKVILLFQKIEGADVCLFGMYVQEYGLDCAFPNQRYVCISYIDSVKYFRPEIKAATGEALRTFVYHEILIGYLNYCKKCGFTSCYIWACPSLRQDYYILYCHPKTQKTPKSDKLREWYQTMIRKAMKEKVILEHTNLYDNFFVHTSECKTKVTAARLPYFDNDFWPGKADILLQEDKNESQRKGTKAVIERALRAAKRDASAGNPKDILLMHQLGEIIRPIKEDFIMIHLQHTCKYCYLPIVSGKQWVCNVCKNFNLCEWCYDKGQNLDMKDRHPVTSKEKHSFRLVESDGPADTDDKDKMMQSKLFDMRTGFLGFCQSEQYQFDTLRRAKHSTMMILDHLHDPTAITTASSCAICHCNMDNDQNWHCMICQDYHLCADCYHKKGASYHKHQLMILDALLHAPKCSAPQCAYTCCLQVKKLFLHSRKCKVRAHGGCISCKKIWLLLRWHVRVCQEFDCHVPRCKDLKDFTRKTRHSRSKESSSKVVSESSISPDQQLPRIFASLEGPL, from the exons ATGACTGTTCcaaatgtgtggagtttagaaacACCAAGCGACATGAAAGAAACTTTCCCAGCTGTCTTCAATGATCCGACTTCAAGCACTGGAGATGCTAAAATAACATGTAACTTGTTTCAAAGTGTCTCATTTAATTCCCATCTATTTGATAGCCCAGTGCTTGGTGACGGTTTTTCTGCTTCCCACA GATATATACCTAATGAGCACCATCGTGTAGTTGCCGGTGTTTCTCTTGGTTCTGCTGGAAACCTTTCTTCTTGGTCCGGAGGGAAACCTGAACCAAAAACTCCTCAACATGTACCACCATTATCAAGAAACATTACCATTAATCAACACTTTGGCAATCAAATGCCACCAGAGCAATATAATGAATGCCACAATAACCAATTTTTGCATGAAAGCACAACTAAAGGGATGTCTTGCATGGCTCAGATGCCTTTCTGCAGCACTGTTAATAACTTTCATAATGCCGACGTGCCTTTTTCAATGGGTCATGTTCAAGTAAAAGATGGGGCAGGAACACCTGAAGCATTCACAGATCCCAGTATCTATG GTGATACTAGATTGATGTTTGATTGGAAGTTTTCTTCTTTAAATGTGTCCAGCGTGCCTGTATCACCATTTGTTTCAAGCATAGATTCCAAAATTATGAAGGGACGGTTTATAGGCTCTAACTTTGAATTGACCGACATGATCGGTATGCAACACCCACCACCTGGTTCAGGAAGCCTCCTTCAGTCCTATTTAAAAGCACAGGTGCATGATTCACAGCAGGGGCATTTGTGTCAAATCAAGCAAAAATGTATGGGCTCACAACCGTCACTGCAAGGGCCTCATCCACCATATGATCCATTTGTTCAGCATCAATTCTTGCAAAAGGATCAATATCAACAACAGGAAGAAAACATAGTTGGAAATCAGGATTTTGCGTCATCACAATCAGAAAGCTTTTTGAATGGGCCACGTCTAATGAACAGTCAAAATTTATTGGACGTAGTGCCACTTGAGCCCCTGGCTATCCATGAcatcattaagcatgagcaaCCTCCACCAATGTTCGAGGGTATTGCTTCTAAGGTTGACCATTTAACTACAATCCCACAAAGGCCAACACGATTCCAAGCCATCCACAATGTATTATTCCTATACGAACATGTTAGGAACTGTCAGGATGATGGGAAAGGTTGCATCTTGTTGCAGTGCATGAACTTGAAAAGGAATCTTCATCACATTTTACATTGTAAAGATGCTAACTGCACGAAGAATTGCTTTAAATACAAGAGGCTGTTTGATCATTATACAGAGTGCTGTAAAAGTTTATGTAGTATTTGTGGTCCTGTAAGAATGAGACTCAAAGAAGTTTCTCAGAGGAATTTTAGTAATGCCTTCACTGAACCAGAGACTACTTTGCCTGCTGTTCCAAGGCCAGACCATAAGGAATCCGCCTTTAAACGTGCAAAAACTATGCATCATTTTGATCAAAATGGAACTCATCATGTATCTCTACCGGTCATGAATTGCAGTCTTCTAACTGACAGAGGAGTGTCCCAACTAGGTCAAGAGGTGAGCATACCTGTAGATATGAAAACTGACAGTCCAGAACCAGTGGAAAAGCAATCTGTGGATTCCAATTTTAGAGATTCTGGAGAAATCTATGACACAAAAATTGAGGATACAGAAGTCAAGATCCAAGAAGGTTTTGGTGTTGAGCCTGCTGAGTTAGCACAGGTGGTTACACATTCTGAACAAGAAAACCTTGTTCAGCTTGAGTTTCTCGAGGCTGATATCAGTAGTCAGTGTGACATCACTCTAGCAGCAGCCTCTAAAGTGTCTGAAACAAAGATGGACAACCCAAAAAGAGTTGTTTCTCTGCTTGATACATTTACTGCAGAAATGCTTAGGGAACATATCAGAAGTCTTGAGCAACACATTAGCAAG GATAAAGCAAACACCAGCGAGTCCCAAGGTATGGAGCACTTGGTAGATCAGAACTTTTGCAGTTTGTGTGGGATGGAGAAACTTATTTTTGAAGCACCACCAAGGTATTGTTCATCATGCTACAAGCAAATCAATCCGAAAGGAGTTTATTATACCATGAGAAGTTTCAAAAGCACAAAGTACGGGTGTGGTGCAAAAATTTCTTTCTGTGGTAAGTGCCATGGTGCTTCTGGTGAGAGTATCAAGGTTGGTGGGGAAGATATTCGAAAGTCTGATTTGGAGAGGAGGTTAAATTATGCTGAAACTGATGCTGAAACTGAATGG TGGGTCCAATGTGATAAGTGCAAAGCTTGGCAGCATCAGATTTGTGCTCTTTTCAACGGGAAGAGGAAGGAGGCATTGCAAGCTGAATACATTTGCCCAAAGTGCTACTTGGAGGAACTAGAAAGGGGAAAACGTGAACCACTACCACAGAGTTCTATTCTTGGAGCAAGCGACTTACCAAAAACAATCTTGAGTGACCACATAGAGCAATGGATATTCCAGCGTCTTAaacaagagagagaagaaagagcaAGGATATTGAAAAGGAGTGTTGATGAG GTGCCTGGAGCTGAAGGTCTTATAATTAGGGTGGTTTCCTCAGTTGACAAGAAATTGGAAGTAAACCCAAATTTTCGTGAGGTTTTTAAAGAAGAAATGTACCCTTCACATTTTCCTTACAAATCTAAG GTCATTCTGTTATTTCAGAAGATTGAAGGTGCAGATGTTTGCCTCTTTGGCATGTATGTCCAAGAATATGGTTTGGACTGTGCTTTCCCAAATCAAAGATACGTCTGTATTTCATATATAGATTCTGTTAAATATTTCAGGCCTGAAATAAAGGCTGCTACAGGGGAGGCTTTACGGACTTTTGTTTATCATGAAATTTTG ATAGGGTACCTTAACTACTGCAAGAAATGTGGTTTCACTAGCTGTTATATATGGGCTTGCCCATCTCTGAGGCAAGACTATTATATTCTGTATTGCCACCCAAAGACACAGAAGACACCAAAGTCTGATAAGCTTCGTGAATG GTACCAAACAATGATACGGAAGGCCATGAAGGAAAAAGTAATTCTGGAGCATACCAATCTATATGATAATTTCTTTGTGCACACTAGTGAATGTAAGACTAAGGTCACTGCAGCTCGTTTGCCATACTTTGATAATGATTTCTGGCCTGGAAAAGCAGACATCCTCCTTCAGGAGGATAAGAATGAGTCTCAGAGAAAAGGAACGAAGGCTGTAATCGAACGAGCACTACGGGCTGCCAAACGTGATGCTTCGGCAGGAAATCCAAAGGATATTCTGCTTATGCACCAA CTTGGAGAAATCATCCGCCCAATCAAGGAAGACTTTATCATGATCCATTTGCAGCATACATGCAAATATTGCTATCTGCCTATTGTATCTGGAAAGCAGTGGGTCTGCAACGTTTGCAAAAACTTTAATCTTTGTGAGTG GTGCTATGATAAAGGGCAGAATCTCGATATGAAGGATAGACACCCTGTTACTTCTAAGGAAAAACATTCCTTTCGACTA GTTGAGTCAGATGGTCCTGCAGATACTGATGATAAAGATAAAATGATGCAGAGTAAACTGTTTGACATGAGAACTGGATTTCTAGGTTTTTGTCAAAGTGAGCAATACCAATTTGACACCCTCCGAAGGGCAAAACATTCAACAATGATGATCCTTGATCATCTTCATGATCCGACTGCAATCACTACTGCATCCTCATGTGCCATTTGCCATTGTAACATGGATAATGATCAGAATTGGCACTGTATGATCTgtcaagattatcatctttgtgctGATTGCTATCATAAGAAAGGAGCTTCTTACCATAAGCATCAGTTG ATGATCCTTGATGCTTTGCTGCATGCACCAAAGTGCAGTGCTCCTCAGTGTGCTTATACATGCTGTCTGCAAGTCAAAAAACTCTTCCTTCATAGTAGGAAATGCAAGGTGCGTGCTCATGGAGGTTGTATATCTTGCAAAAAAATCTGGCTGCTTCTCCGGTGGCATGTCCGTGTTTGCCAAGAGTTTGATTGCCATGTGCCACGGTGCAA GGATCTTAAGGATTTTACAAGGAAAACGAGACATTCAAGATCAAAGGAATCAAGCAGCAAGGTGGTTTCTGAATCCAGTATTTCACCAGATCAGCAGTTACCACGTATTTTTGCAAGTCTAGAGGGCCCATTATGA